One genomic region from Mycoplasmopsis meleagridis encodes:
- a CDS encoding MIP family Ig-specific serine endopeptidase, with translation MKTKKLIKLFGVFSPISITSLSILAASCNSDQPTEENKNKLSNKLNELKNLQINNAETLNNDSALKEKVENSISSSTELLNNTNGTNSQFMQEIDQLTGIIDEFNAFISRNNTNNNDSQPSENQNPSNRIDKSVLKTKIDKLNEYKVDSEIQKNHSLHSKIIDKANKSQNLYDNENASQSEIDSDIALIDKVLKEAENYKNGNTGTDNPSGEQVPPIPPNFPNFFKQDRTKFNKYPDYASRYTPVKAEDIYKEIYDRTFSVQIYTHVKAENTDVQIDQGTAWVLDYHKSSNDQNKVKLFLATNVHVLGDFSNTMDTKIATSLFPQYSDPTGNTVSGIALGRAENPKFETLPNKTSQTSGNLSYFTNNEKLTQQATGNRNTYWATTYTKAIGKPTLIFAAVDFMKEEALEAYKDKISARIDETLSSKDPNAEYYKTWKTEGKKPHVYVDFAVFSVDIDLSQANDKLKKWVNDSTTAVDNYLKRLKDANNLPNQNKNVSSYMQTLDYVSKYLNPNKHDGDYEYALDSAKNLYIAGYPKADTTKFAHNNPTERNSETLADWYGTKYKDLFAYQSNDHEIQSGSFRINKAWNKPLAGPYGVHYNISFSSLNYGASGSVVYNDFGQIVGVYDSVSTNREDSNDLLGKAGFAPLLQSTDISDLSNSFTSYAYNLIDGTDTNKYPKQKDSYRSNLEKLFPKGFEDGTKKTALFPNGF, from the coding sequence ATGAAAACAAAGAAATTGATAAAACTTTTTGGCGTTTTTTCTCCAATTTCTATTACAAGTTTAAGCATTTTGGCCGCTTCATGTAATAGTGATCAACCTACAGAAGAAAATAAAAATAAACTGTCAAATAAGTTAAATGAATTAAAAAATTTACAAATAAATAACGCAGAGACATTAAATAATGATTCTGCGTTGAAAGAAAAAGTAGAAAATTCAATTAGTTCATCAACTGAACTTTTAAATAATACAAATGGAACAAATAGTCAATTTATGCAAGAAATTGATCAATTAACAGGAATAATTGATGAATTTAATGCATTTATTTCAAGAAATAATACAAATAATAATGATTCTCAACCTTCAGAAAATCAAAATCCATCAAACAGAATTGATAAAAGTGTTTTAAAAACTAAAATAGATAAACTTAATGAATATAAAGTTGATAGTGAAATTCAAAAAAATCATAGTCTACATAGCAAAATAATTGATAAGGCTAATAAATCGCAAAATCTCTACGACAATGAAAATGCTTCTCAAAGTGAAATTGATTCTGATATTGCGCTTATTGATAAAGTTTTAAAAGAAGCAGAAAATTATAAAAATGGTAATACAGGAACTGACAATCCTAGTGGTGAACAAGTTCCTCCAATTCCTCCTAACTTTCCTAATTTCTTTAAACAGGATAGAACAAAATTCAACAAATATCCAGATTATGCTTCTAGATACACGCCCGTTAAGGCGGAAGATATTTATAAAGAGATATATGACCGTACTTTTTCAGTACAAATTTATACACACGTTAAAGCTGAAAATACTGATGTACAAATAGATCAAGGTACTGCTTGGGTTTTAGACTATCATAAAAGTAGTAATGATCAAAATAAAGTTAAGCTATTTTTAGCTACTAACGTGCACGTTTTAGGTGATTTTTCTAATACAATGGATACTAAAATTGCTACTTCATTATTTCCACAATACAGTGATCCTACTGGAAATACTGTTTCTGGTATTGCTCTTGGTAGAGCTGAAAATCCTAAATTTGAAACATTACCAAATAAAACAAGTCAAACTAGTGGTAATTTATCTTACTTTACAAATAATGAAAAACTAACTCAACAAGCAACTGGAAATAGAAATACTTATTGAGCAACTACTTATACTAAAGCAATTGGCAAACCTACATTAATATTTGCTGCTGTTGATTTTATGAAAGAAGAAGCTCTCGAAGCTTATAAAGATAAAATAAGCGCTCGTATTGATGAAACGTTATCAAGTAAAGATCCAAATGCAGAATACTATAAGACATGAAAAACTGAAGGCAAAAAACCTCATGTTTATGTTGATTTTGCCGTTTTTTCAGTAGATATTGATTTATCACAAGCAAATGATAAATTAAAAAAATGAGTAAATGATTCTACAACCGCTGTAGATAATTATTTAAAAAGACTTAAAGATGCAAATAATTTGCCAAACCAAAATAAGAACGTTTCTTCATACATGCAAACTTTAGATTATGTATCAAAATATTTAAATCCTAATAAACACGATGGAGATTATGAATATGCTTTGGATAGTGCAAAAAATCTTTATATAGCCGGTTATCCTAAGGCTGATACAACTAAATTTGCTCATAATAATCCTACTGAACGTAACAGCGAAACTTTAGCTGATTGATATGGAACTAAATACAAAGATTTATTTGCCTATCAATCAAATGATCATGAAATTCAATCAGGTAGTTTTAGAATAAATAAAGCATGAAATAAACCTTTAGCAGGTCCTTATGGGGTGCACTATAATATTAGTTTTTCATCGCTTAATTACGGTGCTTCAGGGTCAGTAGTATATAACGATTTTGGTCAGATTGTGGGTGTTTATGATTCAGTAAGCACAAACAGAGAAGATTCAAATGATCTATTAGGCAAGGCAGGTTTTGCTCCATTATTGCAATCAACTGATATTAGCGATTTAAGTAATAGTTTTACCAGTTATGCATATAATCTAATAGATGGAACTGACACAAATAAATATCCTAAACAAAAGGATTCATATCGTTCTAACTTAGAAAAACTTTTCCCTAAAGGATTTGAAGACGGTACTAAAAAAACCGCTTTATTCCCTAATGGATTTTAA
- the trpS gene encoding tryptophan--tRNA ligase has translation MKKRLVSGIKPTGNLTLGNYIGALKNFVKLQDDYDSYFFVADLHALTTGKVNKDELYNSRYETIAWYLACGLDPKKCNIFFQSDLSEHAEAQWLLTSEVAIGDLKRMTQFKDKAKKISKQENKTEKIPAGLLMYPVLMAADILIYNPDFVPIGEDQKQHLELTKNIAQKLKKHYHINLNIPQGIIPKIGSRIKSLTNPDIKMSKSEKSLKATIYLTDNPDLAYEKILKAVTDSENKIYLSEEKKGIYNLLNIYAALKSITLEEAALIFEKANYAEFKKEVALVVKEELIKLQKNYQEAKLIVKEVALNGLTNAKKIAQENLKEWKDKMGFN, from the coding sequence ATGAAAAAAAGATTAGTTAGTGGCATTAAACCAACAGGTAATTTGACATTAGGTAATTACATTGGTGCTTTAAAAAATTTCGTTAAATTACAAGATGATTATGATTCATATTTTTTTGTAGCTGATTTACATGCTTTAACAACTGGCAAAGTTAATAAAGATGAACTTTATAATTCTAGATATGAAACTATAGCTTGATATTTAGCTTGTGGTTTAGATCCTAAAAAATGTAATATTTTTTTTCAAAGCGATTTAAGTGAACACGCAGAGGCGCAATGACTTTTAACTAGTGAAGTAGCTATTGGTGATCTAAAAAGAATGACACAGTTTAAAGACAAAGCTAAAAAAATAAGCAAACAAGAAAATAAAACCGAAAAAATTCCAGCTGGTTTATTAATGTATCCTGTCTTAATGGCAGCTGATATTTTAATTTATAATCCTGATTTTGTTCCTATTGGCGAAGATCAAAAACAACATTTAGAATTAACTAAAAATATTGCTCAAAAATTAAAAAAACACTATCATATTAATCTTAATATTCCTCAAGGAATCATTCCAAAAATTGGTTCTAGAATTAAATCATTAACTAATCCTGACATAAAAATGTCAAAAAGCGAAAAAAGTCTTAAAGCTACTATTTATTTAACTGACAATCCCGATTTAGCTTATGAAAAAATTTTAAAAGCCGTTACAGATTCAGAAAATAAAATTTATCTTTCTGAAGAAAAAAAAGGAATATACAATCTTTTAAATATTTATGCCGCTTTAAAAAGTATAACCTTAGAAGAAGCAGCATTAATTTTTGAAAAAGCTAATTATGCCGAATTTAAAAAAGAAGTTGCTTTAGTTGTTAAAGAGGAATTAATTAAATTACAAAAAAATTATCAAGAGGCTAAATTAATCGTTAAAGAAGTAGCTTTAAATGGTTTAACTAATGCTAAAAAAATAGCTCAAGAGAATTTAAAAGAATGAAAAGATAAAATGGGGTTTAACTAG
- the thrS gene encoding threonine--tRNA ligase has product MKLKADKHLNHTCSHLLAAAVEMLYDDVKLGFGPATEEGFYYDFEFKKPLSVEELNKIEKLMKKLAARNLITIQIPISEYDFSNKPYKKELYEELKAKNEEITFYALKDPLKNEIIFKDLCAGGHIESTKNLKNFKLLSLAGAYWRGNSDNIQLTRIYGTAWENKEQLDNFLSLLEERKERDHRKIGKEMQIFAFNYLSGQGFPIWLENGMYIHNEIKNLVLKMDKKYGFSEVLTPHFGNEELYKISGHLEHYKDDMFSPLIVEKERLIPRPMTCPHHIICYNLEKRSYRDLPIRYSEQSQLYRYEKSGALTGLERVRGMLLTEGHLFVREDQIEEEIKLMYELISKILKIFKIDISYVSLSLRDKKDQTKYFNDERMWNYAESMLKKALDDMQVKYEIVEGEAAFYGPKIDIQIDTALGHEITVSTIQLDFLQPKNFNISFINKNGQEERPVMIHRGLIGTYERFVAILLEQTKGNLPFWLAPRQISVIPVNNEENLPYAKEVFEKLIDNNFRAKLDSRSERLNKKIREAQINKVKYQVILGANETNTNTISYREYGKNETINTTLENFIIMLNKRKSNYE; this is encoded by the coding sequence ATGAAATTAAAAGCAGATAAACATTTAAATCATACTTGTAGCCATTTATTAGCTGCTGCAGTAGAAATGCTTTATGATGATGTAAAATTAGGCTTTGGCCCAGCTACTGAAGAAGGTTTTTATTATGATTTTGAATTTAAAAAACCTCTAAGTGTGGAAGAGTTAAATAAAATTGAAAAGTTAATGAAGAAATTAGCAGCAAGAAATTTAATAACTATTCAAATTCCTATAAGTGAATATGATTTTAGTAACAAACCTTATAAAAAAGAACTTTATGAGGAATTGAAAGCCAAAAATGAAGAAATAACTTTCTATGCTTTAAAAGATCCTTTGAAAAATGAAATTATTTTTAAAGATCTTTGCGCTGGAGGACATATTGAAAGTACTAAAAATTTAAAAAATTTTAAATTACTTTCTCTAGCTGGTGCTTATTGAAGAGGTAATAGCGATAATATTCAACTAACTAGAATTTATGGTACTGCCTGAGAAAATAAGGAACAATTAGATAATTTTCTTTCCTTATTAGAAGAAAGAAAAGAAAGAGATCATCGTAAAATTGGTAAAGAAATGCAAATTTTTGCTTTTAATTATTTAAGTGGACAAGGTTTTCCCATTTGACTTGAAAATGGAATGTATATTCACAATGAAATTAAAAATTTAGTTTTAAAAATGGATAAAAAATATGGCTTTAGCGAAGTTTTAACGCCCCATTTTGGTAACGAGGAACTTTATAAAATTAGCGGTCATTTAGAACATTATAAAGATGATATGTTTAGTCCTTTAATAGTTGAAAAAGAAAGATTAATTCCTCGTCCTATGACATGTCCTCATCACATTATTTGTTATAACTTAGAAAAAAGATCATATCGTGATTTACCAATTAGATATTCAGAACAAAGCCAACTTTATAGATATGAAAAATCAGGCGCTTTAACTGGTTTAGAAAGAGTTAGAGGCATGCTTTTAACTGAAGGGCATTTATTTGTTAGAGAAGATCAAATTGAAGAAGAAATTAAGTTAATGTATGAATTAATAAGTAAGATTTTAAAAATTTTTAAAATAGACATAAGTTATGTTTCTCTTTCTCTAAGAGATAAAAAGGATCAAACAAAATATTTTAATGACGAAAGAATGTGAAATTATGCTGAATCTATGCTAAAAAAAGCTTTAGATGATATGCAAGTTAAATATGAAATAGTAGAAGGTGAAGCTGCTTTTTATGGTCCCAAAATTGATATTCAAATCGATACGGCCTTAGGTCATGAAATTACCGTTTCAACAATTCAACTAGATTTTTTACAACCTAAAAATTTCAATATTTCTTTTATCAATAAAAATGGTCAAGAAGAAAGACCTGTTATGATTCACCGTGGTTTAATTGGTACTTACGAAAGATTTGTAGCTATTTTGCTAGAACAAACTAAAGGTAATTTACCGTTTTGATTAGCTCCAAGACAAATTAGTGTTATTCCCGTAAATAACGAGGAAAATTTACCTTATGCAAAAGAAGTTTTTGAAAAACTAATTGATAATAATTTTAGAGCTAAATTAGATTCTAGAAGTGAGAGATTAAATAAAAAAATAAGAGAAGCACAAATTAATAAAGTTAAATACCAAGTTATTTTAGGAGCGAATGAAACTAATACAAACACCATATCCTATCGCGAATATGGCAAAAACGAAACAATAAATACTACTTTAGAAAATTTCATAATTATGCTTAATAAAAGAAAATCAAACTATGAATAA
- a CDS encoding MAG3450 family membrane protein has translation MNNKKIAQEQKRNPYQAFYNWLFIAIFIILPQAILYIIGTKDLGQILIKPYWLNFFLTYLIGLIALLINILFIYYKFLTLRIVNITVPILCVFWFLIPTSYIESYPLYARLITVIFITLLSALIVNIIVGKIIDYREIKSRKNKNQE, from the coding sequence ATGAATAATAAAAAAATAGCTCAAGAGCAAAAAAGAAATCCTTATCAAGCTTTTTATAACTGATTATTTATTGCTATTTTTATTATCTTACCGCAAGCAATTTTATATATTATTGGAACAAAAGATTTAGGTCAAATATTAATAAAACCTTATTGATTAAACTTTTTTTTAACTTATCTAATAGGTTTAATAGCTCTATTAATAAATATTTTATTTATTTACTATAAATTTTTAACTCTAAGAATAGTTAATATAACAGTACCCATTTTATGTGTTTTTTGATTTTTAATTCCTACTTCTTATATTGAATCATACCCTTTATATGCTAGATTAATTACTGTGATTTTCATTACTCTTCTTTCAGCTTTAATAGTAAACATAATAGTAGGTAAAATTATTGACTATAGAGAAATAAAAAGCAGAAAAAATAAAAATCAAGAATAG
- a CDS encoding HAD-IIB family hydrolase → MNKKIKAFFVDLDGTFLDQIDNTFSPVSQANLEKAKEVNKERNFIISTGRSNSEFVLNLAREINSKYIVCQNGAVIVDRDNNILVNNLIENETAKSLKEFLERKNLNYTINGDPIIYTNNEKNVTLDRPWAKEFVKKSYKEANLEQNINRMLAFGLNSKELTKKLSNEILAKFPNLRTHIVSKGLSLEITNKNSTKGIGNLFICNLLNIKVDEAWHIGDSGNDICVKEQGFKLAIMANAIEEIKNEANFLSIENINSGVAKTIDLLDNIAK, encoded by the coding sequence ATGAATAAAAAAATTAAAGCCTTTTTTGTTGATTTAGACGGAACTTTTTTAGATCAAATTGATAATACTTTTTCGCCTGTTTCACAGGCTAATTTAGAAAAAGCTAAAGAAGTTAATAAAGAGAGAAATTTTATTATTTCCACAGGAAGATCTAATTCAGAATTCGTATTAAATTTAGCTAGAGAAATTAATTCTAAGTATATTGTTTGTCAAAATGGAGCCGTAATAGTTGATAGAGATAATAATATTTTAGTGAATAATTTAATCGAAAATGAAACTGCAAAATCTTTAAAAGAATTTTTAGAACGAAAGAATTTAAATTACACAATTAACGGTGATCCAATAATTTATACTAATAATGAAAAAAATGTTACTTTAGATCGTCCTTGAGCAAAAGAATTTGTTAAAAAAAGTTATAAAGAGGCTAATTTAGAACAAAATATTAACCGTATGTTAGCTTTTGGTTTAAATTCTAAAGAACTTACTAAAAAATTATCTAATGAAATATTAGCTAAATTCCCAAATTTAAGAACACATATTGTTTCTAAGGGCCTTTCTTTAGAAATTACAAATAAAAATTCTACTAAAGGCATAGGTAATTTATTCATTTGTAATTTACTAAATATAAAAGTTGATGAAGCATGACATATAGGCGATTCTGGGAATGATATTTGTGTTAAAGAACAAGGCTTTAAACTTGCAATAATGGCTAATGCTATAGAAGAAATTAAAAATGAAGCTAACTTTTTATCTATAGAAAATATTAACTCTGGTGTTGCTAAAACTATTGATTTATTGGATAATATAGCTAAATAA
- the eno gene encoding phosphopyruvate hydratase — MSAIKQIIAREILDSRGNPTVQVELWTENGGYGIANVPSGASTGSKEALELRDKGTKYEKNWFGGKGVMTAVDNINLHLAPQLIGLESLNQRELDNLLIKLDGTANKDKYGANALLGISLANAHASASEIGLPLYRYLGGVNASLLPLPMLNVLNGGAHASNTVDFQEFMIMPVGAKTFKEALQMANHVFHNLAKILKANGHGTQVGDEGGFAPNAKSHEEVLDYLIEAIKKANYVPATKGNKAIAIAIDAASSEFYDESKKLYTFKKLKKAIDEKRNGFEKLSNVKLEFTSAELLKYYENLIAKYPIISIEDGFAENDWKGFEKFTAEFGDKIQIVGDDLTVTNPKLLQKAIDKKAMNSILIKLNQIGTLTETIDAIQLAQVNNMTAIVSHRSGETEDSTIADLAVALNTGQIKTGSLSRSDRIAKYNRLLQIEEELDSSAQFKGLKSFYNINK, encoded by the coding sequence ATGTCTGCAATTAAACAAATAATCGCTAGAGAAATTTTAGATTCAAGAGGCAATCCTACTGTCCAAGTAGAATTGTGAACTGAAAATGGCGGCTATGGTATTGCTAATGTACCTTCAGGAGCTTCAACAGGTTCAAAAGAAGCATTAGAATTAAGAGATAAAGGAACTAAATATGAAAAGAATTGATTCGGTGGTAAGGGGGTAATGACTGCCGTTGATAATATCAACTTACATTTAGCACCTCAATTAATTGGCCTAGAATCATTGAACCAAAGAGAATTAGATAATTTATTAATTAAACTAGATGGTACTGCAAATAAAGATAAATATGGGGCGAATGCTTTGTTAGGTATTTCACTTGCTAATGCACATGCTTCAGCTAGCGAAATAGGTTTACCTCTTTATAGATATTTAGGAGGTGTAAATGCTTCTTTATTGCCTTTGCCAATGCTTAATGTTTTAAATGGTGGAGCTCATGCTTCTAATACAGTTGATTTTCAAGAATTTATGATTATGCCAGTTGGAGCAAAAACTTTCAAAGAAGCCTTACAAATGGCTAATCATGTTTTTCATAATTTAGCAAAAATTCTAAAAGCTAATGGTCATGGTACTCAAGTAGGTGATGAGGGCGGTTTTGCTCCCAATGCCAAAAGTCACGAAGAAGTTTTAGACTATCTAATTGAAGCAATAAAAAAAGCTAATTATGTTCCTGCTACTAAAGGCAATAAGGCAATTGCTATTGCAATAGATGCAGCTTCAAGTGAATTTTATGATGAAAGCAAAAAGCTTTATACATTTAAAAAACTTAAAAAGGCAATTGACGAAAAAAGAAATGGCTTTGAGAAGTTAAGTAACGTAAAATTAGAATTTACCAGTGCTGAATTACTAAAATACTATGAAAATTTAATTGCTAAATATCCAATTATTTCTATTGAAGATGGTTTTGCTGAAAACGATTGAAAAGGTTTTGAAAAATTTACAGCCGAATTTGGCGATAAAATCCAAATAGTAGGTGATGATTTAACTGTTACAAATCCAAAATTATTACAAAAAGCCATAGATAAAAAAGCAATGAATTCTATTTTAATCAAATTAAATCAAATTGGTACTCTAACTGAAACTATTGATGCTATTCAATTAGCTCAAGTTAATAATATGACAGCTATTGTTTCTCACAGATCAGGAGAAACTGAAGATTCAACAATAGCAGATTTAGCAGTTGCTTTAAATACTGGTCAAATTAAAACTGGTTCTCTTTCAAGAAGCGATAGAATTGCTAAATATAATAGATTATTACAAATTGAGGAAGAATTAGATTCTTCAGCACAATTTAAAGGTCTTAAATCTTTCTATAATATCAATAAATAA
- the ruvA gene encoding Holliday junction branch migration protein RuvA, giving the protein MVLYRIGEIIYKNNNNLIFESQGIGYNFIVPDIKRFEVKTKLKFYVYEIKNEYYESSYAFKDFKERLLFIDLISVPGIGPRASFNLLNNGWENTALLIAKGNYEELAKIQYVNNKLAKNIIMELQSKWSKLVDNNKEISKNANNNNNLNEVKETLKMLGFKIAQIDKVIPNLTPNNDVEIMVEEAIRLISNSYDKTANITT; this is encoded by the coding sequence ATGGTACTTTATCGTATCGGTGAAATAATTTATAAAAACAATAATAATTTAATTTTTGAAAGTCAAGGAATAGGTTATAACTTCATTGTTCCTGATATAAAAAGATTTGAAGTAAAGACTAAATTAAAATTTTATGTCTATGAAATTAAAAATGAATACTATGAATCATCTTATGCATTTAAAGATTTTAAAGAAAGATTATTATTTATTGATTTAATTTCAGTTCCTGGAATAGGACCTAGAGCTTCATTCAATTTACTAAATAATGGCTGAGAAAATACAGCACTATTAATAGCAAAAGGTAATTATGAAGAATTAGCTAAAATTCAATACGTTAATAACAAATTGGCTAAAAATATTATTATGGAATTACAATCTAAATGATCTAAATTAGTCGATAATAATAAAGAAATTAGTAAAAACGCAAATAATAACAATAATTTGAATGAAGTTAAGGAAACTTTAAAAATGTTAGGTTTTAAAATAGCACAAATTGATAAAGTTATTCCTAACTTAACACCTAACAATGATGTAGAAATAATGGTTGAAGAAGCTATTAGACTAATTTCAAATTCTTATGATAAAACAGCAAATATTACGACCTAA
- the ruvB gene encoding Holliday junction branch migration DNA helicase RuvB: MKQQILRPNNFNEFIGQENLIFTLKTMIKGSLFRNEVLDHILFYGPPGTGKTTLATIIGNELKTKIHYLQGSLLEKKADILSVFSSLNEKDIIFIDEIHSINKNVEELIYSAMEDYKIDIIIGPEGNTKVMRMNLKPFTLIGATTKINLLSQPLKDRFGLKAKINLYENKDIEKILGIAQDKFLIKAENSAISLIARYSKQTPRVALHLIKRVNDFAIAKNQDILDNKIVYETFKRLEIYDLGLNKDHIEYLETLKNIFDCNYASIDSIAALLNFQKENLIYEIEPLLINHKLIRKSPRGRIITTKGIDYLLNNTFINKF; the protein is encoded by the coding sequence ATAAAACAGCAAATATTACGACCTAATAACTTTAATGAATTTATTGGACAAGAAAATTTAATTTTTACATTAAAGACCATGATTAAAGGATCTTTGTTTCGTAATGAAGTTCTTGATCATATACTTTTTTATGGCCCGCCTGGAACTGGAAAAACAACTTTAGCAACAATTATAGGCAATGAACTAAAGACTAAAATACATTACTTACAAGGTTCATTATTAGAGAAAAAAGCTGATATTTTGTCAGTTTTTTCGTCTCTTAATGAAAAAGATATTATTTTTATTGACGAAATCCATAGTATTAATAAAAATGTAGAAGAATTAATTTATTCTGCTATGGAAGATTACAAAATCGATATTATAATCGGACCAGAAGGAAACACTAAAGTAATGCGTATGAATTTAAAACCATTTACTTTAATTGGTGCAACAACTAAAATTAATTTACTTAGTCAGCCATTAAAAGATCGTTTTGGTCTAAAAGCTAAAATTAATTTATATGAAAATAAAGATATAGAAAAAATTTTAGGAATTGCACAAGATAAATTTCTAATTAAGGCCGAAAATAGTGCAATTAGTTTAATTGCTAGATATTCAAAACAAACTCCTAGAGTAGCTTTACATTTAATTAAAAGAGTTAATGATTTTGCTATTGCAAAAAATCAAGATATTTTAGATAATAAAATAGTTTACGAAACTTTTAAAAGATTAGAAATATATGATTTAGGTCTAAATAAAGACCACATAGAATATTTAGAAACGTTGAAAAATATTTTCGATTGCAATTATGCCTCGATAGATTCAATAGCAGCATTATTGAATTTTCAAAAAGAAAATTTAATTTACGAAATAGAACCTTTATTAATTAATCATAAATTAATCAGAAAAAGTCCTAGGGGAAGAATAATTACAACTAAAGGAATAGATTATTTATTAAATAATACTTTTATAAATAAGTTTTAA
- the cypl gene encoding ABC transporter thiamine pyrophosphate-binding lipoprotein p37/Cypl produces the protein MNKKIFNFFIKFLSLIPISFLSVSCQNTKNNENFSWDNEITIFVSQLNDGFANTDKEKNFLNLLENRFNKIKNENSQTAKFENVKFKIGVNEQKELLFDDLKAGKKNVDLAFISYSRFANHYINNVESFPLKIIGQSYVLQFTWSNDNDDNIHYINGLEDDPLRKMAEEENLKQFKEHGEYPSWVNKEKELDYNNSIYNVFYKKNDYTPLLHGAILISGDKKTRNQIIEAWDNKNWDKFLEFGIIIGDYDSGTKYKYPLSILSKHFGISLAELDNIFKEDNKNILKGQKARNQLGKVDSNGNIKHIAFENEGVFNWTRSNNLYFKPYGYIESEENNYQSEINNVVRLLTFTNPAPYDILVARSNINDYQKDILIKVFDSLTKEENTFGNYTGYNKVKSINFETFKKYVEMQNNAQKQ, from the coding sequence ATGAACAAGAAAATATTTAACTTTTTTATAAAATTTTTATCTTTAATTCCAATATCTTTTTTGTCAGTTAGTTGTCAAAATACAAAAAATAATGAAAATTTTTCTTGAGATAATGAAATAACTATTTTTGTATCTCAATTAAATGATGGTTTTGCTAATACAGATAAAGAAAAAAATTTCTTAAATTTATTAGAAAATAGATTTAACAAAATAAAAAACGAAAATAGTCAAACTGCAAAATTTGAAAATGTTAAATTTAAAATAGGTGTGAACGAGCAAAAAGAATTACTTTTTGACGATTTAAAAGCTGGTAAAAAAAATGTAGATTTAGCTTTTATTAGTTATAGTCGTTTTGCTAATCATTATATAAATAACGTTGAATCATTTCCTTTAAAAATAATAGGTCAATCCTATGTACTACAATTTACGTGATCGAATGATAATGATGATAATATTCATTACATTAATGGATTAGAAGATGATCCATTAAGAAAAATGGCAGAGGAAGAAAATTTAAAACAATTTAAAGAACACGGAGAATACCCTTCATGGGTTAATAAGGAAAAAGAACTAGATTATAATAATTCTATATACAATGTTTTTTATAAAAAAAATGATTATACGCCTTTGTTACATGGAGCAATTCTTATTTCTGGAGATAAGAAAACTAGAAATCAAATAATAGAAGCATGAGATAATAAAAACTGAGATAAATTTCTCGAATTCGGCATAATTATAGGCGATTATGATAGTGGAACAAAATATAAATACCCATTAAGTATACTATCAAAACATTTTGGTATTAGTCTAGCAGAATTGGATAATATCTTTAAAGAAGATAATAAAAATATTTTAAAAGGTCAAAAAGCTAGAAATCAACTAGGCAAAGTTGATAGTAATGGCAATATTAAACATATTGCATTTGAAAATGAAGGCGTTTTCAATTGAACTAGATCAAATAATTTATATTTTAAACCTTATGGATATATCGAAAGTGAAGAAAATAATTATCAAAGTGAAATAAATAATGTTGTTAGATTATTAACTTTTACTAATCCTGCTCCTTATGATATATTAGTTGCAAGAAGTAATATTAATGATTATCAAAAAGATATATTAATTAAAGTATTTGATTCATTAACTAAAGAAGAAAATACTTTTGGAAATTATACAGGGTACAATAAAGTAAAAAGTATTAATTTTGAAACTTTTAAAAAATATGTAGAAATGCAAAACAATGCACAAAAACAATAA